In Vibrio coralliilyticus, the following are encoded in one genomic region:
- the aroG gene encoding 3-deoxy-7-phosphoheptulonate synthase AroG, producing MFQTDDVRISKVKELLPPVAVLEKFPATETASSTTFRSREAISKILNGDDDRLLVIVGPCSIHDPEAAIEYGKRLKVLRDELGDRLEVVMRVYFEKPRTTVGWKGLINDPYLNDTFKINDGLRMGRKLLLDLTDLGLPTASEFLDMITPQYVADLISWGAIGARTTESQVHRELASGISCPVGFKNGTDGNIKIASDAIRSASASHHFLSVTKYGHSAIVETAGNPDCHIILRGGKEPNYSAEHVGAIKSELEASGLPKKVMIDFSHANSSKQYQRQMLVSEDVAGQISAGEDAIFGVMIESHLVEGRQDLVDGQAPTYGQSITDACIGWEDTEKVLRQLADAVEARRNK from the coding sequence ATGTTCCAGACTGATGATGTACGAATTAGCAAAGTAAAAGAATTATTACCGCCAGTGGCTGTTTTAGAGAAGTTTCCGGCGACTGAAACTGCGTCTTCAACGACTTTTCGCTCTCGTGAAGCAATCTCTAAGATTTTAAATGGCGATGATGACCGTCTGCTGGTTATCGTTGGTCCTTGTTCTATTCACGATCCTGAAGCAGCAATCGAATACGGTAAGCGTTTGAAAGTATTGCGTGATGAGCTGGGTGACCGCCTAGAAGTCGTGATGCGAGTTTACTTTGAGAAGCCACGTACAACTGTGGGTTGGAAAGGTCTGATTAACGACCCGTACCTGAACGACACGTTTAAGATCAACGACGGTCTGCGCATGGGTCGTAAGTTGCTGCTGGATCTAACTGATCTTGGCCTACCAACGGCAAGTGAATTCCTTGATATGATCACTCCGCAGTACGTTGCAGACTTAATCAGCTGGGGTGCTATCGGCGCACGTACTACTGAGTCTCAGGTACACCGTGAACTGGCTTCTGGTATCTCTTGCCCAGTCGGCTTCAAAAACGGCACTGATGGCAACATCAAAATTGCATCAGATGCAATCCGCAGTGCGAGTGCTTCTCACCACTTCTTGTCAGTCACTAAGTACGGTCACTCAGCAATCGTTGAGACTGCAGGTAACCCAGACTGCCACATCATCCTACGTGGTGGTAAAGAGCCTAACTACAGTGCTGAGCATGTTGGTGCTATTAAATCTGAACTTGAAGCGTCAGGTCTGCCTAAGAAGGTGATGATCGACTTTAGCCATGCTAACAGCTCAAAGCAGTACCAGCGCCAGATGTTGGTTTCGGAAGATGTAGCGGGTCAAATTTCTGCAGGTGAAGATGCTATTTTCGGTGTAATGATTGAGTCGCATCTTGTTGAAGGTCGTCAAGATCTTGTTGATGGTCAAGCTCCAACTTACGGTCAGTCTATCACTGATGCGTGTATTGGTTGGGAAGATACTGAAAAGGTTCTTCGTCAGTTAGCCGATGCTGTAGAAGCTCGTCGTAACAAATAA
- a CDS encoding amino acid ABC transporter ATP-binding protein, with protein sequence MSAIDFTHVSKWYGQFQALKNISLSVQKGERLVICGPSGSGKSTLIRTVNGLETISKGNIQVLGQPLSSVSPGKVGMVFQHFNLFPHLTVLENLTLAPMRTLKQSKQQAIDTAMHFLDRVNITEQANKYPVQLSGGQQQRVAIARSLCMKPEILLFDEPTSALDPETIKEVLEVMTDLATDGMTMICVTHEMGFARKVADRVIFMDQGEILEMATPEQLFSAPQHPRTQQFLEQILSHQ encoded by the coding sequence ATGAGCGCCATCGATTTTACGCACGTCAGCAAGTGGTACGGCCAATTTCAGGCACTGAAGAATATTAGCCTCTCAGTACAAAAAGGAGAGAGGTTAGTCATTTGTGGCCCCTCTGGTTCTGGAAAATCGACCTTAATTCGTACCGTCAACGGGTTGGAAACCATCTCAAAAGGCAATATTCAGGTACTCGGCCAGCCTTTGTCTTCTGTATCACCGGGAAAAGTCGGTATGGTTTTTCAGCATTTTAATCTTTTTCCTCACTTAACCGTATTAGAGAACCTGACGCTGGCACCGATGCGCACATTGAAGCAGTCGAAACAACAAGCTATCGATACAGCCATGCACTTTCTAGATCGCGTCAACATCACGGAACAGGCAAACAAATATCCCGTTCAATTGTCTGGCGGACAGCAGCAGCGTGTCGCGATTGCACGCTCTTTGTGTATGAAGCCCGAGATTTTGTTGTTTGACGAGCCAACCTCCGCTTTAGATCCAGAGACCATCAAAGAAGTTTTGGAAGTCATGACAGATTTAGCCACAGACGGCATGACAATGATATGCGTAACACATGAAATGGGCTTCGCCCGAAAGGTGGCCGATAGAGTGATATTTATGGATCAAGGAGAAATACTCGAAATGGCTACTCCTGAGCAATTATTTAGTGCGCCGCAACACCCTAGAACACAACAGTTTCTGGAGCAAATCCTGAGCCACCAATGA
- a CDS encoding amino acid ABC transporter permease — translation MISRILKPVLSAFAQILILGLGLWWLLDSGAKAIDYQWQWHRVPDYIAFYEDGEWWPAELLEGLWVTIKISAWSLLFTLLIGMLTALLKLSQSVVGRTIANTYIEMIRNTPLLVQIYLLYFVFGPVIGLDRFATAILALSLFQGAYTAEIFRGGLNSIPKGQFEAARSLGLSPFSTYYDVIFPQLLQRTLPPLTNEVVSLVKNSSIVSVMAIFDLTTEGRNIVSETAMPFEIWFSVAAIYLLLTLSLSGISAWLEHKLGAQWRAQ, via the coding sequence ATGATTAGCCGAATTTTAAAGCCCGTTTTGTCCGCCTTCGCTCAAATCCTAATACTAGGTTTAGGGCTGTGGTGGCTGCTGGATTCGGGTGCGAAAGCAATAGATTACCAGTGGCAATGGCACCGAGTACCTGACTATATCGCCTTCTATGAAGATGGTGAGTGGTGGCCTGCTGAACTGCTCGAAGGCTTGTGGGTCACTATCAAGATATCGGCCTGGAGCCTATTGTTTACTCTGCTGATTGGAATGCTGACGGCTTTACTCAAGCTTTCTCAGTCAGTTGTAGGTCGAACCATCGCAAATACTTATATTGAGATGATTCGCAATACGCCACTTCTGGTTCAGATATACCTTTTGTATTTCGTCTTTGGGCCTGTGATCGGCCTTGATAGATTCGCGACTGCGATTCTGGCGCTCTCACTTTTCCAGGGTGCCTACACCGCTGAGATTTTTCGTGGAGGCCTAAACAGCATCCCTAAAGGTCAGTTTGAGGCTGCTCGCTCCCTTGGGCTAAGCCCTTTCTCTACCTACTACGACGTTATCTTCCCGCAGTTACTGCAAAGAACGTTACCGCCTTTGACCAATGAAGTGGTTTCTCTGGTTAAGAATTCATCAATTGTCAGCGTAATGGCCATATTCGACCTGACGACAGAAGGAAGAAACATTGTTTCGGAAACCGCTATGCCATTTGAAATTTGGTTTAGCGTGGCAGCGATATATCTTTTGCTCACACTGTCACTCTCGGGAATCTCCGCTTGGCTAGAACACAAACTTGGCGCCCAATGGCGTGCTCAATAA
- a CDS encoding transporter substrate-binding domain-containing protein, with product MKHLGQKIRSLRAFKQAITALLGLAVALPTLASETPNLDKINERGTLRVGMSTFVPWAMRDKQGDLIGFEIDVAERLAADSGWKVEFVPTAWDGIIPALLAKKFDVIIGGMSVTPERSKSVLFTTPYSHSGVQVAANKELASGFSEMSDFNSRRVKIAARRGAFTVQVAREAFPKAKILQFDDDAQAFQEVLNGNAHAVIASSPKPEHEAVKNADKLFIPFNERLSKGNEAFAVRLGESDKQAFFDQWIQARTEDGWLEQRYEYWFATLDWQQQVATGQ from the coding sequence ATGAAACACTTAGGACAAAAGATTCGTTCGTTGAGAGCTTTCAAGCAAGCGATTACCGCTTTGCTTGGGCTAGCAGTAGCGCTACCAACGCTTGCCAGTGAAACCCCAAATTTGGATAAGATTAACGAGCGCGGTACCTTACGCGTCGGAATGTCGACCTTTGTCCCATGGGCAATGCGCGACAAGCAAGGAGATTTAATCGGTTTCGAAATCGATGTGGCTGAACGCCTTGCCGCGGACTCTGGCTGGAAAGTTGAATTTGTACCCACCGCTTGGGATGGCATTATTCCAGCACTGCTGGCGAAAAAATTTGATGTCATTATTGGCGGCATGAGCGTGACTCCCGAACGCTCTAAGAGTGTCTTATTTACCACTCCTTATTCACACTCTGGTGTTCAGGTGGCAGCCAATAAAGAACTGGCTTCAGGCTTTTCTGAAATGAGCGATTTCAATTCTCGACGCGTTAAAATCGCTGCGCGACGTGGCGCATTCACGGTGCAAGTCGCTCGAGAAGCTTTTCCAAAAGCTAAAATTCTTCAGTTCGACGATGATGCTCAAGCATTTCAGGAAGTCCTCAATGGTAACGCTCACGCTGTGATTGCTTCTAGCCCTAAACCTGAACATGAAGCTGTGAAGAATGCCGACAAACTGTTTATCCCGTTTAATGAGCGCCTGTCTAAGGGCAACGAGGCTTTCGCCGTTCGTCTTGGTGAAAGCGACAAACAAGCCTTCTTCGACCAGTGGATACAAGCCCGTACCGAGGATGGCTGGCTTGAGCAAAGATACGAGTACTGGTTCGCGACGCTCGACTGGCAGCAGCAAGTTGCAACGGGCCAATAA
- a CDS encoding amino acid ABC transporter permease: MNKSNLLTASQDRKPSWNFNKLDVVLLLVLAGFGFWLYQRASIGVNYTWRWSEALTLIFTSRSDGSLPYFIQGVISTLRLSVWGMLLALTLGTLIGVARHSSIYVFRSLANVHIQLIRNIPPLVFVFIFYFFISNQLIPAIGLEGVLREYSGEANALQSMLFGPKSLWENLLSGVLCVGILSSAYVAEIVRSGLAGIAKGQWEAADALGLSTWAKYRLVIAPQVLAAITPALAGQAISLVKDTSIVSLISIQEMTFVGTEMANSSGLIFEIWLIVGATYLIFCLTLSALFKRLERHSLKHQANG, encoded by the coding sequence GTGAATAAATCGAATTTACTGACCGCCAGTCAGGACAGAAAACCCAGCTGGAACTTCAATAAACTTGATGTAGTTTTATTGCTTGTTTTAGCTGGATTTGGGTTCTGGCTTTACCAACGTGCTTCTATCGGAGTGAATTACACTTGGCGATGGAGCGAAGCATTAACGCTGATCTTTACTTCACGCTCTGATGGGTCGTTGCCCTACTTCATTCAGGGTGTGATCTCGACATTACGGCTCAGTGTTTGGGGAATGCTACTGGCACTAACCCTGGGAACACTCATTGGTGTAGCTAGGCATTCTTCCATTTACGTATTTCGTTCACTGGCTAATGTGCATATCCAGTTAATCCGAAATATTCCCCCGCTGGTCTTTGTGTTTATCTTCTACTTTTTTATCTCAAATCAGCTCATTCCCGCTATCGGGTTGGAAGGAGTTCTAAGGGAGTACTCCGGAGAGGCGAATGCGTTGCAGTCGATGTTGTTCGGGCCTAAGTCCCTATGGGAAAATCTACTGTCTGGCGTACTTTGTGTCGGGATCCTTTCCTCTGCTTATGTTGCTGAAATAGTACGTTCAGGTTTGGCTGGCATAGCAAAAGGACAATGGGAAGCCGCGGACGCATTAGGGCTGTCCACTTGGGCTAAGTACCGTTTGGTAATCGCCCCACAGGTATTAGCCGCAATTACTCCTGCACTTGCCGGACAAGCCATCTCACTGGTCAAAGATACCTCGATTGTGTCACTGATTTCAATTCAGGAAATGACTTTCGTTGGCACAGAGATGGCAAATTCCTCCGGCCTTATCTTTGAAATTTGGCTAATTGTAGGCGCCACTTACCTGATATTTTGCCTGACGCTTTCCGCCTTGTTTAAAAGGCTTGAGCGTCATTCATTAAAACATCAAGCAAATGGCTAG
- the cyoE gene encoding heme o synthase, whose product MSNSISHISEQDRSLWRTYLTLTKPKVVALMLLTALVGMCLAVPGSLPVQQSVFGMLGIALMAGSAAAFNHLIDRRIDAVMARTYKRPLPSGELNVRNVFAFATGIGLAGFVVLYVWVNALTAWLTFASLLGYAVIYTMYLKRATPQNIVIAGIAGAMPPLLGWTAVTGEMHANAWLLVMIIFIWTPPHFWALAIHRKEDYAKADIPMLPVTHGEEYTKTSILLYTVLLLIVCLFPVLVGMAGVFYLASVTILSALFVYHAWKLKFGTDEKQAIKTFKFSIWHLMLLFSALLAEHYLI is encoded by the coding sequence ATGAGTAATTCTATCAGTCACATTTCTGAACAAGACCGATCGTTATGGCGAACCTACCTCACTCTGACTAAGCCGAAGGTGGTTGCTTTAATGCTGCTTACGGCTCTGGTCGGTATGTGCTTGGCGGTGCCAGGATCACTACCTGTGCAACAGTCGGTTTTTGGTATGCTGGGGATTGCCTTGATGGCAGGCTCTGCTGCAGCGTTTAACCACCTGATTGACCGACGAATTGATGCAGTTATGGCTCGAACGTACAAGCGACCTCTGCCATCTGGTGAACTCAATGTGCGCAATGTGTTTGCGTTTGCCACTGGAATCGGGCTCGCTGGATTTGTGGTCTTGTATGTGTGGGTGAATGCGTTGACGGCTTGGCTGACTTTTGCCAGTTTGCTGGGTTATGCCGTTATCTATACCATGTACTTAAAGCGCGCTACGCCACAAAACATCGTCATTGCAGGGATTGCTGGTGCGATGCCGCCATTACTTGGTTGGACGGCTGTCACAGGTGAAATGCATGCCAATGCCTGGTTACTTGTGATGATTATCTTTATATGGACCCCTCCTCATTTTTGGGCATTAGCGATTCATCGCAAAGAGGATTATGCCAAAGCCGATATACCAATGCTGCCTGTCACGCACGGTGAGGAATATACAAAAACATCAATACTGCTTTACACCGTATTGTTACTTATCGTTTGCCTGTTCCCTGTATTGGTTGGGATGGCAGGAGTTTTCTACCTAGCCTCCGTAACAATACTGTCTGCACTGTTTGTCTATCACGCTTGGAAGCTGAAATTTGGTACTGACGAGAAGCAAGCCATCAAAACATTTAAGTTCTCTATTTGGCATCTGATGTTGCTGTTTTCAGCGCTATTAGCCGAGCACTATTTGATTTGA
- a CDS encoding COX15/CtaA family protein: MGLTNLVRLSLVLTFIVIMLGAYTRLADAGLGCPDWPGCYGQLTVPNDQQEIALAKSLYPELTVEANKAWLEMIHRYFAGTLGLLVFAISFRVIKEKSLPYGLPIVISLVVVFQALLGMWTVTMKLMPLVVMGHLLGGFTLFSLLALLYWRLLDRKSHIEAVPHVSSWLKFLAPVTLCFVVIQIALGGWTSSNYAALMCTSLPVCEGNWTEHLDFDRAFQLIQPKQETYEFGTLDYGARMTIHVTHRFGAVLVALLSISLLCALLCARNPKLTSAAFKVGVLLILQISLGIANVLLSLPLVVAVAHNLVAALLLLSVLHVNYLLRQKVTANAHSTRFFRKESSR, translated from the coding sequence ATGGGATTGACCAATTTAGTTCGCCTAAGTCTCGTATTAACGTTCATCGTCATCATGCTTGGTGCCTATACCCGATTGGCTGATGCTGGACTAGGATGTCCCGATTGGCCGGGATGTTATGGTCAGCTGACCGTACCTAACGATCAACAAGAAATAGCACTGGCAAAATCCTTGTATCCAGAGCTCACTGTTGAAGCGAATAAAGCTTGGCTGGAAATGATCCACCGCTATTTTGCGGGCACGCTGGGTTTATTGGTGTTTGCTATTTCATTTCGAGTAATTAAAGAGAAGTCGTTGCCTTATGGTCTACCGATTGTGATCTCTTTAGTGGTGGTTTTTCAGGCGCTCTTGGGTATGTGGACGGTAACCATGAAGTTGATGCCACTGGTGGTGATGGGGCATCTTCTTGGCGGGTTTACACTGTTTTCTCTACTTGCACTTCTGTATTGGCGGCTACTTGATCGCAAGTCACATATTGAAGCAGTCCCTCATGTATCTAGTTGGTTAAAGTTTCTCGCCCCTGTCACTTTGTGTTTTGTTGTTATTCAAATAGCTTTGGGCGGCTGGACGTCGTCTAACTACGCCGCCTTAATGTGTACAAGTTTACCTGTATGTGAAGGGAACTGGACAGAGCATCTGGATTTCGACCGCGCTTTTCAGTTGATACAACCCAAGCAAGAAACCTACGAGTTTGGCACATTAGACTATGGCGCTCGAATGACCATTCATGTGACACACCGATTCGGTGCTGTGCTGGTGGCCCTGTTGTCCATCAGTTTACTTTGTGCGTTGCTATGTGCCAGAAATCCTAAGCTAACAAGTGCCGCTTTCAAAGTGGGTGTGTTGCTGATTCTACAAATCAGTTTAGGTATTGCTAATGTCCTACTTAGCTTACCGCTTGTGGTGGCGGTTGCGCATAACCTAGTCGCCGCTTTGTTGCTGCTTTCAGTCCTCCATGTCAATTATCTGCTGCGACAGAAAGTCACTGCTAATGCCCATTCCACTCGATTTTTTCGTAAGGAGAGTTCGCGATGA
- a CDS encoding SURF1 family protein encodes MNTIKSSLSVQMKSYSFWVGLLLTVVAFSILVNLGLWQLSRAGEKQQMEQFLDAREQAPAIDITQLNVTENRYLTGMRVTAELRPIEGKYLLLDNQTYQGEVGYLAYQLMEFGVDRAVLVERGFIPSKGQRDNLPNVDWLNSPLKSEARVYQRSSNPLSDELYIEPGVPHRIQNLNIAELEQYWQHPIEPYILQPRTSDWPYGQPWKPVPLGSAKHTGYAVQWFSMAVALVLLSGWVFIRALKQGGQDG; translated from the coding sequence ATGAATACCATAAAGTCTTCCTTATCCGTTCAGATGAAGTCGTACTCGTTTTGGGTTGGTCTGTTATTAACTGTGGTTGCCTTTTCTATTTTGGTCAACTTAGGCCTTTGGCAACTATCTAGAGCAGGAGAAAAGCAGCAAATGGAGCAGTTTTTGGATGCACGAGAACAGGCTCCTGCAATCGATATTACGCAGCTAAACGTTACCGAGAACCGCTATCTTACAGGTATGCGTGTTACCGCTGAATTAAGACCCATCGAGGGAAAGTACCTATTGCTCGACAATCAAACCTATCAAGGTGAAGTCGGTTATTTGGCTTATCAGCTTATGGAGTTTGGGGTTGATCGCGCGGTTTTGGTGGAACGTGGCTTTATTCCTTCAAAGGGCCAGCGAGACAACTTGCCCAACGTTGATTGGCTGAACAGCCCACTAAAATCAGAAGCGAGAGTTTACCAGCGTTCTTCGAATCCGCTGAGTGATGAGCTGTATATTGAGCCGGGTGTTCCGCATCGAATTCAAAATCTCAATATTGCTGAACTTGAACAATATTGGCAGCACCCAATAGAGCCTTACATTTTACAGCCCCGCACGTCAGATTGGCCCTATGGGCAGCCTTGGAAACCTGTCCCGCTGGGTTCCGCTAAACACACAGGATATGCCGTTCAGTGGTTTAGTATGGCCGTGGCCCTAGTGCTGTTGAGTGGCTGGGTTTTTATCAGAGCATTAAAACAAGGAGGTCAGGATGGCTAA
- a CDS encoding DUF2909 domain-containing protein: protein MVFIFKSLLVVLLLFIIVNLARAMLEMVKGPQPESDEEPRQDKPMSYYLGRRVFLSALAVVLLIAALLTGFIEPNVRPY from the coding sequence ATGGTATTCATCTTCAAATCGCTGTTGGTAGTGTTACTACTGTTTATCATCGTAAACCTCGCAAGAGCGATGCTCGAAATGGTGAAAGGGCCTCAACCTGAAAGTGATGAGGAGCCTCGCCAAGATAAGCCTATGAGTTATTACCTTGGCCGACGGGTGTTCCTCTCTGCACTCGCGGTTGTGTTATTGATCGCCGCCCTTCTTACAGGTTTTATTGAACCTAATGTCCGCCCTTACTAA
- a CDS encoding cytochrome c oxidase subunit 3, whose protein sequence is MSSKHQSYYVPAQSSWPIVGAVALFLIAVGAGITVQNMAEGGEGSIFGKLILLAGFLFLLYMFAGWFSNVITESMTGKYSEQISRSFRQGMSWFIFSEVMFFGAFFGALFYARMISVPWLGGASNNAMTHEVLWPAFEALWPLTTTPDGVTTTAMGWQGIPLINTLILLTSSITLHMAHTSLEQNKRMALIVWLEITIVLAGFFLYYQGVEYAHAYQDLNLTLQSGIYGNTFFLLTGFHGMHVFLGTTFLIILLARVAKDHFTPKDHFAFQAGSWYWHFVDVVWLCLFVFVYVL, encoded by the coding sequence ATGAGTTCAAAACATCAATCATATTATGTTCCCGCTCAAAGCAGCTGGCCAATTGTCGGAGCGGTTGCGCTGTTTCTTATCGCGGTTGGCGCGGGGATCACGGTGCAGAACATGGCCGAAGGTGGAGAAGGCAGTATCTTCGGTAAGTTGATTCTTCTGGCTGGATTCCTGTTCCTGCTCTATATGTTTGCGGGCTGGTTTAGCAATGTGATTACCGAGTCGATGACGGGTAAGTATTCTGAGCAAATCTCTCGCTCTTTCAGGCAAGGGATGAGCTGGTTTATCTTCTCTGAAGTGATGTTCTTTGGCGCCTTTTTCGGAGCACTGTTTTATGCACGCATGATTTCCGTTCCTTGGTTAGGTGGGGCGAGCAATAATGCCATGACTCATGAAGTTTTGTGGCCCGCGTTTGAAGCACTTTGGCCGCTGACGACCACCCCCGATGGTGTCACAACGACAGCGATGGGATGGCAGGGAATTCCGTTGATTAACACCCTGATTCTTCTGACTTCCTCTATCACTTTGCATATGGCCCATACGAGTCTTGAGCAGAACAAACGTATGGCGCTCATTGTATGGCTAGAAATTACGATTGTTCTGGCTGGTTTTTTCCTTTATTACCAAGGTGTTGAGTATGCCCATGCCTATCAGGACCTGAATCTTACTCTGCAATCCGGAATATATGGCAACACTTTCTTCTTATTGACTGGCTTCCACGGCATGCACGTTTTCTTAGGGACGACATTCCTAATCATACTGCTCGCCCGTGTGGCAAAAGATCATTTTACTCCTAAGGATCACTTCGCGTTTCAGGCAGGCAGCTGGTACTGGCACTTTGTCGATGTGGTTTGGCTATGTCTGTTTGTCTTTGTTTATGTGCTGTAG
- a CDS encoding cytochrome c oxidase assembly protein, protein MDGQQQSNNRLTLKLLAAVVAMFGFGFALVPLYDVMCEALGINGKTNTESALQPQGMVPDTSRLIRVEFMAHRNQGMPWLFEPKQQSMDVHPGEVIQTAYIATNQSSIATIGQAVPSVSPGMGASYFNKIECFCFNHQPLESQAKAEMPLIFYIEPDIPESIHTLTLSYTLYDITDKVPRPVEVARMEPSGDLTQQGAKP, encoded by the coding sequence ATGGATGGACAACAGCAATCCAATAACAGATTAACCTTAAAGCTGCTGGCAGCAGTGGTGGCGATGTTTGGCTTTGGTTTTGCTCTTGTCCCGTTATATGACGTGATGTGCGAAGCTTTAGGAATCAACGGAAAAACCAATACTGAGTCTGCGCTACAGCCACAGGGTATGGTTCCTGACACATCACGTCTTATTCGAGTTGAGTTTATGGCACACAGAAATCAGGGTATGCCTTGGTTGTTCGAACCTAAGCAACAGTCAATGGATGTACATCCCGGAGAAGTGATTCAGACGGCCTACATAGCAACAAACCAGTCATCCATAGCAACGATTGGCCAAGCCGTTCCTTCGGTATCACCGGGCATGGGGGCGTCATATTTCAACAAAATCGAATGTTTCTGCTTTAATCACCAACCACTGGAAAGTCAGGCCAAGGCCGAGATGCCTTTAATTTTCTACATTGAGCCAGATATTCCGGAGTCGATTCATACATTAACGCTGTCGTATACCCTCTACGACATTACGGATAAGGTTCCACGACCCGTTGAAGTAGCACGAATGGAACCGAGTGGCGACCTCACACAGCAAGGAGCTAAGCCATGA
- the ctaD gene encoding cytochrome c oxidase subunit I, protein MKTSKPESMNSESVKSAPAADAELGRANSAIAIDEHDDHEHHEAPSGIARWIYSTNHKDIGTLYLWFSFIMFLTGGAMAMIIRAELFQPGLQLVEPQFFNQMTTVHGLIMVFGAVMPAFTGLANWMIPMMIGAPDMALPRMNNLSFWILPFAFLILIASLFTEGGGPDFGWTFYAPLSTTYGPDSTALFVFSVHIMGISSIMGAINVIVTIVNMRAPGMTCFKMPMFVWTWLITAFLLIAVMPVLAGAVTMVLTDKYFGTSFFDAAGGGDPVMFQHIFWFFGHPEVYIMILPSFGIVSAIIPAFSGKKLFGYHSMVYATCSIALLSFLVWAHHMFTTGMPVFAELFFMYCTMLIAVPTGVKVFNWVATMWRGAMTFETPMLFAIAFIILFTIGGFSGLMLAIVPADFQYHDTYFVVAHFHYVLVSGAVFSIMAAAYYWLPKWTGHMYDHKLSLWHFWCSVISVNVLFFPMHFLGLAGMPRRIPDYAIQFADINQIVSIGGFAFGLSQLIFLWLVIKCIRGGEKAEAKPWDRAEGLEWTVPSPAPHHTFSTPPKVD, encoded by the coding sequence ATGAAAACGTCCAAACCTGAGTCAATGAATTCTGAATCAGTAAAATCAGCACCAGCGGCTGATGCCGAGTTAGGAAGAGCAAACAGTGCGATTGCCATTGATGAACACGATGATCATGAGCATCACGAAGCGCCTTCTGGCATAGCCCGCTGGATTTATTCGACCAACCACAAAGACATCGGGACGCTTTACCTTTGGTTCAGTTTCATTATGTTCCTGACCGGTGGAGCGATGGCGATGATCATTCGAGCTGAGTTGTTCCAACCCGGTCTGCAATTGGTCGAGCCTCAGTTCTTTAACCAGATGACCACAGTTCATGGTTTAATCATGGTGTTTGGTGCTGTCATGCCAGCCTTCACTGGCTTAGCCAACTGGATGATTCCGATGATGATTGGCGCACCAGATATGGCGTTGCCACGGATGAACAACCTCAGTTTTTGGATCTTACCTTTTGCGTTCTTAATCCTGATTGCTTCGTTATTTACCGAAGGTGGAGGCCCTGATTTCGGCTGGACATTCTATGCGCCGCTTTCTACGACTTATGGGCCTGACAGTACTGCGCTGTTTGTGTTCTCAGTTCACATTATGGGGATTAGCTCGATCATGGGCGCGATCAATGTGATTGTCACCATCGTCAATATGAGAGCGCCGGGGATGACTTGTTTTAAGATGCCTATGTTTGTTTGGACTTGGTTGATTACTGCTTTCTTGTTGATTGCCGTCATGCCTGTACTGGCAGGGGCGGTGACGATGGTGCTTACCGATAAGTACTTCGGCACATCATTCTTTGATGCCGCGGGTGGTGGTGACCCTGTTATGTTCCAGCATATCTTCTGGTTCTTCGGTCACCCGGAAGTGTACATTATGATTTTGCCATCGTTCGGTATTGTGTCGGCAATTATTCCTGCGTTCAGTGGTAAAAAGCTGTTTGGTTATCACTCGATGGTGTATGCCACTTGTAGTATCGCGCTGCTGTCATTCTTGGTTTGGGCGCACCATATGTTTACAACAGGGATGCCCGTGTTCGCCGAACTATTCTTTATGTATTGCACCATGCTGATTGCGGTGCCCACTGGTGTCAAAGTGTTCAACTGGGTGGCTACGATGTGGCGGGGCGCAATGACGTTTGAGACACCGATGTTGTTCGCCATTGCTTTCATCATTCTGTTTACCATAGGTGGGTTTTCTGGTCTTATGCTGGCGATTGTTCCTGCTGACTTCCAGTATCACGATACGTATTTTGTGGTTGCGCACTTCCATTATGTGCTGGTTTCAGGAGCGGTATTCTCGATTATGGCAGCCGCTTATTATTGGTTACCGAAATGGACGGGGCATATGTATGACCACAAGTTGAGCTTGTGGCATTTCTGGTGCTCAGTAATTTCGGTCAATGTCTTATTCTTCCCGATGCATTTCCTTGGCTTAGCTGGGATGCCACGACGTATTCCAGACTATGCGATTCAGTTTGCCGACATCAATCAGATAGTGTCGATTGGTGGTTTTGCCTTTGGTTTGTCTCAGCTCATTTTCCTCTGGTTAGTAATTAAGTGTATCCGTGGAGGAGAAAAAGCCGAGGCAAAACCGTGGGATCGTGCTGAAGGGCTGGAGTGGACAGTGCCAAGCCCAGCACCGCACCATACATTCTCTACCCCACCGAAAGTGGATTGA